A portion of the Punica granatum isolate Tunisia-2019 chromosome 7, ASM765513v2, whole genome shotgun sequence genome contains these proteins:
- the LOC116213842 gene encoding uncharacterized protein LOC116213842, whose amino-acid sequence MEEKIGLGTISHLLMTIFLHNFSTFMVIPAITDVTMSALCPGRDECSLAIYLTGLQQAVVGMGSLVAMPLIGNLSDKYGRKALLTVPLIFTIIPLAILAYSRSRNFFYLYYGLRTLTAMVCEGSVHCLALAYVADNIPERRRAPAFGILSGVASAAFVCGNLSTRFLSTPLTFQVSATVAVAALLYMRVFLPDSAVDNELSAPIVANVGKLGDGDSTRSSQIFKTVPSLEDMVALVKSSLTFLQAALVAFFESLANVGLHASMMYYLKAKFHFNKDQFADLMVISGIAGTISQLVLMPTLVPVLGEARLLSIGLFFNCAHMFLYSIAWTSWVPYLAAMFSILYVFSHPCMRSIVSKQVGSCEQGKAQGCISGISSFANFISPLIFSPLTALFLSESAPFDFPGFSIMCVSFASMIAFVQSLMIRVAPPISGGRVGDCHSNA is encoded by the exons ATGGAGGAGAAGATCGGGTTGGGAACGATAAGCCATCTGCTGATGACGATATTCCTGCACAACTTCTCGACCTTCATGGTGATCCCTGCCATCACGGACGTCACAATGTCGGCCCTCTGCCCCGGGAGGGACGAGTGCTCCTTGGCCATTTACCTCACCGGCTTACAACAAGCG GTGGTCGGGATGGGATCCCTAGTGGCGATGCCATTGATAGGAAATTTGTCCGATAAGTATGGGAGGAAAGCTTTGCTCACAGTCCCGTTGATCTTCACCATCATTCCCTtag CCATTCTGGCATATAGCAGGTCAAGGAACTTCTTCTACCTTTACTATGGCCTTCGAACCCTCACTGCCATGGTTTGTGAAGGAAGCGTTCACTGCCTTGCCCTCGCCTATGTG GCGGACAATATTCCTGAGCGAAGAAGGGCTCCAGCGTTCGGGATACTCTCAGGAGTTGCATCTGCTGCCTTCGTCTGCGGGAATCTCTCTACTCGCTTCCTCTCCACTCCATTGACCTTCCAG GTTTCAGCCACTGTGGCTGTGGCAGCGCTCCTGTACATGAGAGTCTTCCTTCCAGATTCGGCTGTAGATAACGAGCTTTCTGCTCCGATTGTTGCCAATGTTGGGAAATTAGGTGATGGCGATTCAACTAGGAGCTCACAGATTTTTAAGACGGTGCCATCCTTGGAGGACATGGTCGCTCTGGTGAAGAGCAG CTTGACATTTTTGCAAGCAGCATTGGTTGCGTTCTTCGAGAGTCTCGCCAATGTTGGTCTTCATGCTTCAATGATG TACTACTTGAAGGCCAAATTTCACTTCAACAAAGATCAGTTTGCTGACTTGATGGTGATTTCCGGGATCGCAGGGACCATTTCTCAG CTAGTACTCATGCCTACTCTGGTTCCAGTATTGGGCGAGGCCAGACTTCTCTCGATAGGGCTCTTTTTTAATTGTGCCCAT ATGTTCCTTTACAGCATCGCTTGGACCTCTTGG GTTCCATACCTTGCAGCCATGTTCTCCATCTTGTATGTCTTCTCGCATCCATGT ATGCGCAGCATTGTTTCTAAGCAAGTTGGCTCCTGCGAGCAG GGCAAGGCTCAAGGGTGCATTTCGGGCATAAGTTCATTTGCGAACTTCATTTCTCCCTTGATTTTCTCTCCTTTGACAG CTCTGTTCCTATCGGAAAGTGCACCATTTGATTTTCCCGGTTTCAGTATAATGTGCGTCAGCTTTGCTTCA ATGATAGCATTTGTTCAGAGCCTGATGATAAGAGTGGCTCCTCCTATTTCGGGTGGTAGAGTCGGAGACTGCCATTCAAATGCCTAG